AAATAAGTTTGACTGGTATTACATGCCTGAAAAATGGGAATACAATGTCGCACTACGAGACTTGTTAGAATGTCAAAATATTCTAGAAATAGGCTCTGGTTCTGGTCATTTTGTGAAGTCAATAATAGATGCTGGTCTAAATATAATAGGAATTGAACTTAATGAAGCCGCCGTTACTGCCGCACACAAAAAAAATCTTCCGGTAGAGCGTCTGGACTTAAAAGAAGGAGCTAAATTGTATCGAGAATCATTAGATGGTGTATGTAGCTTTCAGGTACTTGAGCATGTAGCTAATCCCAAAGACTTTATTGATTGGTCAATTCAAATGTTAAAGCCAGGAGGAAAGTTAATTTATTGCGTTCCTAATTCAGAGAGCTTCCTTAAATACCAGTACAACTTGCTAGATATGCCTCCACACCATATGCTTCAATGGTCTAGCTTATCTTTTAAATCACTGGAAAAACTGTTTCCCATTAAACTAATAAAAGTGGTTAACGAGCCACTAGCTTCTTATCATGTTTCGAGTTACATACATGGTTACAATAATCATTTTAGTTCTGTCTATCCTTTTGGTAAGTTTTTTTTTAATCGCTACACTATACCTCGCTATACCAAAATTATAAATCTTGGTTTGAGAAGGTTTTTAACTGGTCAAAGCTTATATGTGCTATTCAAAAAAATTTAGATGGACTACTTAAATCTTGGCTGCGGTCGCCGCTTCCATCCAGCCTGGACAAATGTAAACTTCACTTCATCAGGCGAAGGCGTAATTGCTCACAATTTAACAACAGGTATTCCCTTTCCTGATAACTCATTCCATGTCGTTTATCACTCCCACCTATTAGAACACTTTACCCCAAATATAGCTGAATCATTCCTAAGAGAATGCTACCGCGTCCTACGTCCTCAAGGCATTTTGCGGGTAGTTCGGACTTAGAACAAATTGCCGGTGACCGTAGTGCTGAAACTTTTAAAAAACTTTGGAATATCATAAAATGTTGGCATAGCTTTTGGTATGCCACTGATAAGTATGTTGTTTATCAAATGTTTATTGATGATATTGAGCATTTAACTAATAAAACTTATATGACTAGAAGCGATGCAGCGCGGTCTTGGGGAGCCAGTGCGGTCTTGGGGAGGCAGCGCGGTCTTGGGGAGGCAGCGCGGTCTTGGGGGTCTCCCCCATGAGCGACTGCCGTGGTTTCCCCCATGAGCGACTGCCGTGGTCTCCCCCATGAGCAACTGGCGTGGTTTCCCCCATGAGCGACTGCATCAAGACATAGAAAATGAAAATACAAGATTGAGACATTATTTAGCCAGACTACATCGACGCACTCTGTGCTACTCTAAATCTGAAGAAGCGATGCAGCGCGGTCTTGGGGAGCCAGTGCGGTCTTGGGGAGGCAGCGCGGTCTTGGGGAGGCAGCGCGGTCTTGGGGGTCTCCCCCATGAGCGACTGCCGTGGTTTCCCCCATGAGCGACTGCCTTGGTCTCCCCCATGAGCAACTGGCGTGGTTTCCCCCATGAGCGACTGCATCAAGACAATGTTGTATTTATCAATTAGGCTTCTTATTTATTATTTAAAATATCATAAAATTCCCCTTTCTGGTGAAACCATTTCGTAATTCAGCAACGCCCCGCAGCAGTCTATGGGGAACTGAATCAGAGTCTGACATTTGAGTCTGCACCCACAGTACCAATTAATCCCTATGGTCGCTCCAAGTTGATCAATGAGTGGATGATTCAAGATTATGCTGCTGCATCGGGGTTAAGGTATTTGATTTTGCGTTACTTCAATGTGGCGGGTGCTGACCCCTTTGGGAGAATTGGGGAGCGTAATGCCCAAGGCAGTCATTTAATTAAAGTGGCTTGTGATGCTGCAAAGGGCAGGCGGGAATGTTTGCAGATTTTTGGTACTGATTTTCCTACTCCTGATGGGACAGCGGTCAGGGATTATATTCACGTTTGGGATCTAGCCACTGCTCATCTAGATGGGTTGCACTATTTGGAGCAAGGTGGGCAGAGTCAGGTTCTCAATTGTGGTTATGGGCGCGGGTATAGCGTGCGGGAAGTGGTCAAGAAGATGAAGGAGATTTCTGGAGTGGATTTTCCCGTAGTTGAGGTGAACAGGAGGAAGGGAGATCCGGCAAGTGTGGTGGCAAGTGTCCAGAGGATTCGGGAAGTTTTGGGATGGATGCCGAATTATGACGACTTAGGGGTAATTGTGGAAACGACTTGGGAGTGGTACAAGCGTTGGTGATACCAAGTTGCCGTCAAAGGTAGTAGGGGATTAGATCAGATAATCATGCCTCAAAATCAAAGGATTAATTTGTAGTATGCAAAGTAATACGCATTTCCTGTGTAGCTTGGGTATTTTTTTGCGTATAAATACTGTTTTTTTTTAAGTTATGTGTTTTCTAAAATAGACAGAAATCGTCATCATTAATACTTACACTGTCAAAGGCATAATGTGGGTTTTACTTAGCAAGTATTTTTTTTATTATTCGCCGTTTTTCGATATTATTTTAATATAGGAATGGACAATGGTTTACTAAAAGCAATTTAAAGATTATACATCTGCGTATAATAAACCTGAAACCCCAGGTCTGAGCTAAAAGTTAATTTACCCCAGAGGTCTATTAGACAAAGTTATCCCACCAATTTCATCAATTGTCCGGAAAGCTCTACGAACCTTGAAACTAACTAGTTGCTGCCTAACTACTCATTGTTTGTTTAGGTTGGTTTAGGAAATAATTTCAAAATTTACCTCGGTGCTCGCTACAACTTAATTAACTAATTAACTACCAAATAATTAAAGAACTAAATAGTCTTTAATTTTCGGAGTGGGCTTCGATGGTCTTATTGATCTCAGTCTCTCCCCACATCACTTTTATCAAGTTTTAATTTCAACTGCAGTAAAGTGAGTAAAGGGGAGATTTTGTGTCTATTTTTACTTAGTAAAGAAAAAAATTAGCTTTGTTTAATAAACTAATGAATAACTGCACTCAAGCAACACCTAAAAGAAGAAGTGAACGCAATCGGAAACGTTCTAAAAGAAGAGCTATTTTCTGTCCAATTCATCGTTGCTACCTTGATAGCGCTAGTCAAAAATATCGGTTGTTTGCTGATCGAGCAGGACAACTAATCCAGCGTGGTGTTAAACAAAAATATGCCTTGATGCTGATCGCCAGTAACACCACAGTAGCTCTGGAAGGAGAGTGGCTAGAGGCTTTTTGGTGTAGTCAGTGCCAGTCAACCAACTGGTATCACTTGTGCCAGACAGGCGATCGCACCTATAAGGTATCTTTGGCTCCAGATCAGTTATGGCAACAGGTAACAGGGGTGATGGATCCTCAAGGAAACCCCTCAGTGGGAGAATTTACCCGTCGGCAGTCTAGAAAAATTGGTTTTCATGGGGTTAAAGATTTTGGGGCGATTTAGCTTTTTCTGTTATCAGTAGTCACACAATGGCTGCCAAGCCGAAACTAGTCATTGAAGCGGGACGTACAGAAAAGCAGTACTGGAAAGACTTGTGGGGCTATCGGGAATTGTTCTATTTATTGCCATGGCGAGCCCTTTTTGACAATGGTAGTGTTTACGGTGGTGTTTGGTAATCTAGCCAAATTACCTTACTATCGAAGGGGGAATGGTTGAGTGGCGAGATGGCGATGGCCTTGGTAGCGAGCAGGCACAACTGCAATCTATCAAGGTTTTTGACCATTGCAATCTATCAAGCTTTTTGACCGCGCAAGCGAGTTGCGTTCTTCCTTCCGCACAGATCAAGAAATCGTGGTGGCGATAGAATATCTCGTCAAAAAACCTGTAGCAGGGATAAGAGTCATTTTAGCTTTACTGACCACAACAGGTGAGACAACCTTTACGTAAACAAGTCACTCGGTTTCTCCCATGATTCATACACCGGGGCTAAACCCAAGCCCAATGTGTCATTTCTGCCAATATCTTAAATCGTAACCGATACATTGTTGAAGTGACAGCAGGCAGTCCAGGTGTTAAAAATTCTTGGTGTGGCGTATCTGAACTCTCATTCAATGTGGATGGAATTGGTAATCACGGTTCAACCCATCCAGAAAGCTGGGATGGTGTTGTTTGCCCTAAGCTTTCATGGACTGTCGAATCAATAACTAATTAAAGCAAAATAATGAAAAACATACTCATTGCTGGCTATCCCAGATCTGGCAATACTTGGGTAAATAGCTTATTTTCTTACTATTTTAATGCGCCGTACTATGATGCAGCGATTGAAGAAGCTATTCTTACTGGTAAATCAATGTTGGATGTTGTTCGTGCGTACAACGATGCGGGGCTTTCAGGAGAACATCATCGTTCGGATCAAAAAAAAGAAATTCTTTCCGTCATCCAAACTCATGCCCTAGCAGATAAATTTTGCCATACACATCCCAAATTTCTGGCAAAGCAAAGCTATAACTCAGCCGATTTTTTGGTGCTAATTGTCCGAGAACCAAAAGATGTTGCAGTTTCCTATTTCTACTACAGATTATTTTTTGAGCGTCGTTTGCACCAACATTGGTCTTCGGGTTTACCTGTTACATGGCGAGAATGGTTTTATCACCGCTTTTATTTTCAGAAGTTCGTGCTGAACATGGCCCGAGAATGGACAACTTTTCATCAAAGCTGGTTAGTGTACAATCCCTTTGTCATTCATTATGAATCGTTACTGAGTGAGCCGGTGGCACAGATCAGGCGCTTCACCGATGCATTTGGTTTATCTTTTTATCCCCAATATGCCAAAGAAGCTGAAGAGTTTTGTCGTTTTTCTAATCTTGGCAAACGCGAAGCTCGACATCTCAAGGATCAAAAAGTAGTTTCTCAAAACGAAAAATTTATCCGTAGTGGAAAAGCGGGTGGCTGGAAAGAGTATTTTTCCACAAGTCTAGTCGAAAATTTAGACAACGTTACTGCGCCAGTTAAAACCAAAATTGGCTATTAGTAAAAGCATTTTTTAATGGTACAAATTGTGAACAAATATATCGTTGTTACCACGATAAATCAGAAATCAAAAGCACTCTCTTTATTCGAGCAAAAAAGCGATTGGAAAATCGTTGTGGTTGGTGATAAAAAAACGCCTCCAATTGAGTCTTCTGTTAATTTAACGTATTTATCGATTGCCGATCAAGTTGAACTGGGTTACGAAATTAGTCAACACTGTCCTTATAATCATTATGCTCGCAAAAATATTGGCTATTTGTATGCAATTCAAGCAGGGGCAGAGGTGATTTATGACACTGATGATGACAACTGGCCCACAGAGAGTTGGGGAATCTACGATTTTTATGGCGACAGGCAATATGTGACCGAACAAAAGTTTGTAAACATCTATCGTTATTTCACCGAAAAGCTAGTTTGGCCACGAGGGTACCCTTTAGACGAAATCAAGCATCAGACCGAGCATCAGCTTCTTAATACCAAGCCTGTCTCGATTGGGGTTTGGCAGGGGGTGGTCGATCTCGATCCCGATGTGGATGCTATTTACCGCTTGATCATCGGTGAAAACATTACCTTTGCCAAAAATAGCCCGGTCTTTTTAGGAGAGCATCAGTATTGCCCCTTCAATTCACAAAACACATTTTGGCATAGAGATGCCTTTCCTTACCTTTATCTGCCCTCAACTACAAGCTTCCGCTTTACCGATATATTGCGTGGATATATTGCCCAAAAACTGATGTGGAACCAAGGTATATATCTCGGATTTCAGTCTGCTGACGTTTACCAAAAGCGCAATCCACACGACCTGATGACAGATTTCAAGCAAGAGGTAGAATGTTACCTTGGGGTCAAAGCAATTGTGGCTTTGCTGGACACACTGGAATTGGGAGAAAACCCCCTTCAAAACCTCAAAGTAGTCTATTCTGCTTTGGCAGAGGCTGGATTTGTTAGTGCGCTTGAGGTCTCGATTTGCCAAGCGTGGTTGAATGATTTGACCCGCATTCTTGAAAACAGGGACAACTATTACATCAAAGAGGGGGCTGCTTGAAACCGATCAAAATTCTTCTAGTACAGTGCGAAATGCACAGTTGGCGAGCAGCACGGGCATGGTCTTACAATCTCCATATTGGTTGGGAGCAAGGACTACGGGCAAATCAGGTTGAGTTTCTCACCATCACGACTCCGTGGCTTGCCCTTGCTAAAGAGATTATTGCGGGACGGACGTTTGATCAAGTATGGATCAATGATTTGGTCCTCTCATCGGCACGGGATGGGGGTGACATTAGTCAGACGCAGTTGGCGATGCTTGCTGCTTTAGCCCCCGTTCGTGTGGGCTTGCTCACCGAGTCCATTTACGATTACACAGACTCTGAAATGGCAGAACTCCCCGACATGCAACGGACACAGGCCGAAGTCGAGAAATGTTTGCCTCATTTGACCCATGTGGTGGCTTATGATGAAGCTGATGTGGCAAAGGTAAAGCATCGTTGCGGGCTGCCTTGTATGTGGGCTCCCAGCCCTGTGGTGGAAAGCTTGATTCACGAAGATGTCCCACCGCCTACCTACAATCAGGCATTTTTTAGCGGGAGTATCTATCGTGGACGACAGGCGTGGCTTGAGCACCCCCTTCTCCAAGAGCATCTCAGTCGCCACGCTTCGCCTGATCAGGACACACTGTATCCACAAGTTTTCGATCGCTTACACAGCCGTCCTGCACGTCGTCTGATCCAAAATCCTGTTGCCATTCCTTTTTATTCTGTCTATCTAA
The Moorena sp. SIOASIH genome window above contains:
- a CDS encoding STELLO glycosyltransferase family protein; amino-acid sequence: MVQIVNKYIVVTTINQKSKALSLFEQKSDWKIVVVGDKKTPPIESSVNLTYLSIADQVELGYEISQHCPYNHYARKNIGYLYAIQAGAEVIYDTDDDNWPTESWGIYDFYGDRQYVTEQKFVNIYRYFTEKLVWPRGYPLDEIKHQTEHQLLNTKPVSIGVWQGVVDLDPDVDAIYRLIIGENITFAKNSPVFLGEHQYCPFNSQNTFWHRDAFPYLYLPSTTSFRFTDILRGYIAQKLMWNQGIYLGFQSADVYQKRNPHDLMTDFKQEVECYLGVKAIVALLDTLELGENPLQNLKVVYSALAEAGFVSALEVSICQAWLNDLTRILENRDNYYIKEGAA
- the galE gene encoding UDP-glucose 4-epimerase GalE; amino-acid sequence: MQQRPAAVYGELNQSLTFESAPTVPINPYGRSKLINEWMIQDYAAASGLRYLILRYFNVAGADPFGRIGERNAQGSHLIKVACDAAKGRRECLQIFGTDFPTPDGTAVRDYIHVWDLATAHLDGLHYLEQGGQSQVLNCGYGRGYSVREVVKKMKEISGVDFPVVEVNRRKGDPASVVASVQRIREVLGWMPNYDDLGVIVETTWEWYKRW
- a CDS encoding class I SAM-dependent methyltransferase, producing the protein MLISPLTGSNNVTLLKTIEAEQLIQNWKDSFQIDITEELKGHHNIYLYQCNETNLKFFAPFDVVGSGKLYEKLNKFDWYYMPEKWEYNVALRDLLECQNILEIGSGSGHFVKSIIDAGLNIIGIELNEAAVTAAHKKNLPVERLDLKEGAKLYRESLDGVCSFQVLEHVANPKDFIDWSIQMLKPGGKLIYCVPNSESFLKYQYNLLDMPPHHMLQWSSLSFKSLEKLFPIKLIKVVNEPLASYHVSSYIHGYNNHFSSVYPFGKFFFNRYTIPRYTKIINLGLRRFLTGQSLYVLFKKI
- a CDS encoding sulfotransferase domain-containing protein, whose product is MKNILIAGYPRSGNTWVNSLFSYYFNAPYYDAAIEEAILTGKSMLDVVRAYNDAGLSGEHHRSDQKKEILSVIQTHALADKFCHTHPKFLAKQSYNSADFLVLIVREPKDVAVSYFYYRLFFERRLHQHWSSGLPVTWREWFYHRFYFQKFVLNMAREWTTFHQSWLVYNPFVIHYESLLSEPVAQIRRFTDAFGLSFYPQYAKEAEEFCRFSNLGKREARHLKDQKVVSQNEKFIRSGKAGGWKEYFSTSLVENLDNVTAPVKTKIGY
- a CDS encoding methyltransferase domain-containing protein produces the protein MDYLNLGCGRRFHPAWTNVNFTSSGEGVIAHNLTTGIPFPDNSFHVVYHSHLLEHFTPNIAESFLRECYRVLRPQGILRVVRT
- a CDS encoding glycosyltransferase; translated protein: MKPIKILLVQCEMHSWRAARAWSYNLHIGWEQGLRANQVEFLTITTPWLALAKEIIAGRTFDQVWINDLVLSSARDGGDISQTQLAMLAALAPVRVGLLTESIYDYTDSEMAELPDMQRTQAEVEKCLPHLTHVVAYDEADVAKVKHRCGLPCMWAPSPVVESLIHEDVPPPTYNQAFFSGSIYRGRQAWLEHPLLQEHLSRHASPDQDTLYPQVFDRLHSRPARRLIQNPVAIPFYSVYLNAVRCIRKRSYVRWLQGLQSGVAVVNLPHFVKSYTPRVIEGMAAGRPVLSWEIPNRPRNQALFEDGKEILLFNTPEELAGHIQRLQSDTLFAQQITENARRRIRQFHTTDKRVQQILQWIQTGKEAIYQ